In Devosia beringensis, a single window of DNA contains:
- the mbfA gene encoding iron exporter MbfA, producing MLSFLPDNRRAFSSLSEREILALAISAEEEDARIYIEFATRLRPTYPGSGALFEGMAAEENEHRRRLLDLYVTRFGPHLVPIRREHVRGFLTRKPLWLMATMKLEAVRQQAWEMEESAYRFYLAAAQQTTDAAIRKLLGDLAEQERKHAKAADRIDAEVLGETGRDAEKSEAHRQFVLTYVQPGLAGLMDGSVSTLAPVFAAAFATGDTHQTFLVGLAAAVGAGISMGFTEAASDDGKLTGRGSPIKRGFAAGIMTTLGGLGHALPYLIHDFAIATTIAVIVVLIELWAIAFIQNRYMQTPFWRAALQVVVGGALVFAAGIFIGMA from the coding sequence ATGCTCAGCTTCCTGCCCGATAATCGTCGTGCCTTTTCCTCCCTCTCCGAACGTGAAATCCTCGCCTTGGCGATCTCGGCCGAGGAGGAGGACGCCCGCATCTATATCGAGTTTGCGACCCGCCTCCGCCCGACCTATCCCGGGTCTGGCGCCCTGTTCGAGGGCATGGCGGCCGAAGAAAATGAGCACCGCAGGCGCCTGCTCGATCTTTATGTCACCCGCTTCGGGCCCCATCTCGTGCCGATCCGGCGCGAACATGTGCGCGGCTTTCTGACCCGCAAGCCGCTCTGGCTGATGGCCACCATGAAGCTGGAAGCGGTCCGCCAGCAGGCCTGGGAGATGGAGGAAAGCGCCTATCGCTTCTATCTCGCCGCCGCTCAGCAGACCACCGACGCTGCCATCCGCAAACTGCTCGGCGATCTGGCCGAACAGGAGCGCAAGCACGCCAAGGCCGCCGATCGCATCGACGCCGAGGTCTTGGGTGAAACCGGCCGCGACGCCGAAAAGAGCGAGGCCCATCGCCAGTTCGTGCTGACCTATGTGCAGCCGGGCCTGGCCGGCCTGATGGATGGCTCGGTTTCCACCTTGGCCCCGGTTTTTGCCGCTGCCTTTGCCACCGGCGATACGCATCAGACCTTTCTGGTGGGCCTCGCCGCCGCGGTCGGCGCCGGCATTTCCATGGGCTTTACCGAAGCGGCCTCTGACGATGGCAAGCTCACCGGCCGTGGCTCCCCCATCAAGCGCGGCTTTGCCGCCGGCATCATGACCACCCTTGGTGGCCTCGGCCACGCGCTGCCCTATCTGATCCACGATTTCGCCATTGCCACCACCATCGCCGTGATTGTGGTGCTCATCGAGCTCTGGGCCATCGCCTTCATCCAGAACCGCTACATGCAGACCCCGTTCTGGCGGGCTGCCCTGCAGGTCGTGGTCGGCGGCGCCCTGGTCTTTGCTGCGGGCATATTCATCGGCATGGCCTAG
- a CDS encoding Gfo/Idh/MocA family protein, whose amino-acid sequence MTTKRLGIGFIGTGNISSAYLRAMTGHETMAGFPVLDIKGLADMRPEASQARAAEFGLKSMSIEAMLADPEIGLIVNLTIPRAHVEVGLRCLAAGKHVYSEKPLGINFAEGRTLLDAANKAGLRIGSAPDTFLGGSHQQARAVVDSGALGQLVGGTAFMQAPGHEAWHPDPAFYYDIGGGPVLDMGPYYITDLVNLLGPVARVSAMASRLRLQRPVLSEPKKGQIMDVHVDTHVTGALGFANGAIVQVAMSFDVAGHKHVPLELYGTEASLIVPDPNFFGGDVEMKKRGRDEPWTPVPVTAPYADGNYRSLGVADMALGILDNRPHRANGDLALHVLEVMEAFETASREGRTIDIKTPVERPAPLATSLKDGVLA is encoded by the coding sequence GTGACCACCAAGCGCCTCGGTATCGGCTTTATCGGTACCGGCAATATTTCGTCGGCCTACTTGAGGGCCATGACCGGCCACGAGACCATGGCCGGCTTTCCCGTGCTCGACATCAAGGGCCTGGCCGATATGCGGCCAGAGGCGTCGCAGGCGCGCGCTGCCGAGTTCGGCCTGAAATCGATGTCCATCGAAGCCATGCTGGCCGATCCCGAGATCGGGCTGATCGTCAACCTCACCATTCCGCGCGCCCATGTCGAGGTCGGCCTGCGCTGCCTCGCCGCCGGCAAGCACGTCTATTCGGAAAAGCCGCTCGGCATCAATTTTGCCGAGGGCCGCACCCTGCTCGACGCTGCCAACAAGGCCGGCCTGCGCATCGGCTCGGCGCCCGACACCTTCCTGGGCGGCTCGCACCAGCAGGCCCGCGCCGTCGTCGATAGCGGCGCTTTGGGCCAGCTGGTGGGCGGCACCGCCTTCATGCAGGCCCCCGGCCACGAGGCCTGGCACCCCGATCCGGCCTTCTACTACGATATCGGCGGCGGCCCGGTGCTCGATATGGGCCCCTATTACATCACCGACCTGGTCAACCTGCTGGGCCCGGTCGCCCGCGTCTCGGCCATGGCCTCGCGCCTGCGCCTGCAGCGCCCGGTCCTGTCCGAGCCCAAGAAGGGCCAGATCATGGACGTGCATGTCGATACCCATGTCACCGGCGCGCTCGGCTTTGCCAATGGCGCCATCGTCCAGGTCGCCATGAGCTTTGACGTGGCCGGCCACAAGCATGTGCCGCTCGAACTCTATGGCACCGAGGCCAGCCTCATCGTCCCCGATCCCAATTTCTTCGGCGGCGATGTCGAGATGAAGAAACGCGGCCGCGACGAGCCCTGGACCCCGGTCCCGGTGACCGCGCCCTATGCCGACGGCAATTACCGCTCGCTCGGCGTCGCCGACATGGCCCTGGGCATTCTCGACAACCGGCCGCACCGCGCCAATGGCGATCTCGCCTTGCACGTGCTTGAGGTCATGGAAGCCTTCGAGACGGCGTCGCGCGAGGGTCGGACCATTGACATCAAGACGCCCGTCGAGCGGCCGGCGCCGCTGGCGACCTCGCTGAAAGACGGCGTGCTGGCCTGA
- a CDS encoding RrF2 family transcriptional regulator, whose product MKRSSRLSLALHALVHLHLQPDAAMTSATLAQCLMTNPVVVRRVLGTLREAGIVGATKGHDGGWRLLQPATAISLYAIYAAMGESLLIRTASDPGDQGCGIVRAVDSVMGDFLADAEALLAARLARVSLADIAKQATPHPLHPSLGASPHG is encoded by the coding sequence ATGAAACGATCCAGCCGCCTTTCACTCGCCTTGCACGCTCTGGTACATCTGCACCTGCAGCCCGATGCCGCCATGACCTCGGCCACCCTGGCGCAATGCCTGATGACCAATCCGGTCGTCGTGCGCCGCGTGCTGGGCACCCTGCGCGAAGCCGGCATTGTCGGCGCCACCAAGGGCCATGACGGCGGCTGGCGCCTGCTGCAGCCCGCCACAGCCATCAGCCTATACGCCATCTATGCCGCCATGGGTGAAAGCCTGCTGATCCGCACGGCCAGCGATCCGGGCGACCAGGGTTGCGGCATCGTGCGCGCCGTCGATTCCGTCATGGGCGACTTCCTCGCCGATGCCGAGGCCCTGCTCGCCGCGCGCCTGGCCCGGGTCTCGCTCGCCGACATTGCCAAACAGGCTACCCCCCATCCCCTGCATCCCTCTCTCGGAGCCTCCCCTCATGGATGA
- a CDS encoding O-antigen ligase family protein: MNLLPKLVVILAWAALLAGLTLPTPTPEVANITTLVLMGVGMLVLAVVPASRAVLRQPAIALSLGAGLVLLVALAFTATSPLHIAVIMVLAPLWLAGAHAGLLTRLGETLTPLAIASFALPGAAAGAGIAGYDVLVRQFDRGGMLVNNPIHLADLTLMLGFVALVGLLDRRPVRFVFLLGPLLALVAVWFSGSRGPLLAFVPMLLVGTAMLAAMTLPRRQVVMVLVAVVALIGLAGTAVLGLGLGGRLGELGGAAVALVTGGATDGAIGERLYMYQTAWNAFWASPLYGYGMIEFTTSAAPFAPPGPGYAPSSHLHNDLADFAVIGGLLGLISYGLLLAAPIAGGLATRGRHRQAALYLGVLASLGYFAMGMTNAMFGILTQTVVYGVLLALIAALAQIGQEDQA; this comes from the coding sequence ATGAACTTGCTGCCCAAACTGGTTGTTATCCTTGCCTGGGCGGCGCTGCTCGCCGGGCTGACCCTGCCCACGCCGACCCCCGAAGTGGCCAATATTACGACGCTGGTGCTGATGGGCGTGGGAATGCTGGTGCTGGCCGTGGTGCCGGCGTCGCGCGCCGTGTTGCGGCAGCCCGCCATCGCGCTGTCGCTGGGGGCGGGCCTGGTGCTGCTGGTGGCGCTGGCGTTCACCGCGACCTCGCCGCTGCATATCGCGGTCATCATGGTGCTGGCGCCGCTCTGGCTGGCCGGGGCGCATGCGGGCCTGCTGACGCGACTGGGCGAGACGCTGACGCCGCTGGCGATTGCCAGCTTTGCCCTGCCCGGGGCGGCGGCGGGCGCCGGCATTGCCGGTTATGACGTGCTGGTGCGCCAGTTCGACCGCGGCGGCATGCTGGTGAACAACCCCATCCATCTGGCCGACCTGACCCTGATGCTGGGCTTTGTCGCGCTGGTCGGCCTGCTCGACCGCCGGCCGGTGCGCTTCGTGTTTCTGCTCGGCCCGCTGCTGGCGCTGGTCGCCGTGTGGTTTTCCGGCTCGCGCGGCCCGCTGCTGGCCTTTGTGCCCATGCTGCTGGTGGGGACCGCCATGCTGGCGGCGATGACGCTGCCGCGCCGGCAGGTTGTCATGGTGCTGGTCGCCGTGGTGGCGCTGATCGGGCTGGCGGGTACGGCGGTGCTTGGACTGGGGCTGGGCGGAAGGCTGGGCGAGCTGGGCGGGGCGGCCGTGGCGCTGGTCACGGGCGGGGCGACCGACGGGGCAATCGGGGAACGACTCTACATGTACCAGACCGCCTGGAATGCCTTTTGGGCCTCCCCCCTTTACGGATATGGCATGATCGAGTTCACCACCAGCGCCGCGCCCTTCGCGCCGCCGGGGCCGGGCTATGCCCCCTCCTCGCACCTGCACAATGACTTGGCCGATTTTGCGGTGATCGGCGGGCTTTTAGGCCTGATCAGCTATGGTCTGCTGCTGGCGGCGCCGATTGCCGGGGGGCTGGCCACGCGTGGACGGCACCGCCAAGCCGCGCTCTATCTGGGCGTGCTGGCGAGTCTGGGCTATTTCGCCATGGGCATGACCAATGCCATGTTCGGCATCCTGACGCAGACGGTGGTCTATGGCGTGCTGCTGGCGCTAATCGCGGCGCTGGCGCAGATCGGACAGGAAGACCAGGCATGA
- a CDS encoding LytTR family DNA-binding domain-containing protein, with protein sequence MNDKAMHFTLRQTQAHFVDRRTWLGILIVGVLVGLVGPFGTFAFIDPLPRLLYWLAVCALSYAAGFAVATGLGAWLEGRLRPVWLRIAVAGVLPGIPIALMVFLINGLSFGFGQADLMGLVTLLVYCPLVSLGVTTASFLLGRQVAPPPALQASALPALLERLPHPQRGRLLHLAVADHYVEVITDKGRALLLLRLSDAIRETAPVRGLQVHRSHWIALDAVRRTSRHAGKPVLELEDGTTVPISRSYLTAVKAAGLLT encoded by the coding sequence GTGAACGACAAAGCCATGCATTTCACGCTGCGCCAAACGCAGGCCCATTTCGTGGACCGGCGGACCTGGCTGGGCATTCTGATCGTAGGCGTGCTGGTCGGCCTGGTCGGCCCCTTCGGCACCTTTGCCTTTATCGACCCGCTGCCGCGGCTGCTTTACTGGCTGGCCGTCTGTGCTCTCAGCTATGCCGCCGGCTTTGCCGTGGCCACCGGCCTTGGCGCCTGGCTGGAGGGCAGACTGCGACCTGTATGGCTGCGCATAGCGGTAGCGGGTGTGCTGCCGGGCATTCCTATTGCCCTGATGGTCTTTCTCATCAACGGGTTGAGCTTTGGCTTCGGGCAGGCGGACCTGATGGGCCTCGTCACGCTATTGGTCTATTGCCCGCTGGTTTCGCTGGGTGTCACTACCGCCTCCTTCCTGCTCGGGCGCCAGGTCGCCCCGCCTCCGGCATTGCAGGCGTCAGCCTTGCCAGCCTTGCTTGAGCGGTTGCCGCATCCGCAACGGGGAAGGCTGCTACATCTGGCTGTGGCCGACCACTATGTCGAGGTCATCACCGATAAGGGGCGCGCATTGCTGCTGCTTCGTCTTTCCGACGCCATCCGCGAAACCGCCCCGGTACGCGGTCTCCAGGTCCACCGCTCTCACTGGATCGCCCTTGATGCCGTGCGCAGGACGAGCCGCCATGCGGGCAAGCCGGTACTGGAGCTCGAAGACGGTACCACTGTGCCCATCAGCCGGAGTTACCTGACGGCTGTCAAAGCCGCCGGCCTGCTGACCTGA
- a CDS encoding LysR family transcriptional regulator: MDLDQLRTFDRIVREQSFTRAAAHLNITQATASMRMRALEGLLGVTLFRRGRTVTLTDQGMTFLPFARRIIGTAQEGREALRRVERGRIAVASLRSLVTPLVTEPLLRFQAKYPGVDVVVNEGRQSQIVAMLHEREVEMGILCWPNIDPLVVDLVPLLVMRERVPLVVSPEIAAQLSAEPSIEEVLALVPRVISLRWWQAEPETAAALVRLAQTSVELPTGPARRLATKGQGLGFFVHSAIAEDVAAGRLVEIAPVNFAPLHRDTAMVVRSTSALERPMLADFVAEIAAECAEVGMIVENRLGSL, encoded by the coding sequence ATGGACCTCGACCAGCTACGAACCTTTGACAGAATCGTGCGGGAGCAGAGCTTCACCCGCGCGGCGGCCCATCTCAACATTACCCAGGCCACCGCCTCGATGCGGATGCGGGCGCTGGAGGGGTTGCTGGGCGTGACGCTGTTCCGGCGCGGACGCACGGTGACGCTGACCGACCAGGGCATGACCTTCCTGCCGTTTGCGCGGCGCATCATCGGCACGGCGCAGGAGGGGCGCGAAGCGCTGCGGCGGGTGGAGCGCGGCCGGATAGCCGTCGCCTCGCTGCGCAGCCTTGTCACCCCGCTGGTGACCGAGCCGCTGCTGCGCTTTCAGGCGAAATATCCGGGCGTCGACGTGGTGGTCAATGAAGGGCGGCAAAGCCAGATCGTGGCCATGCTGCATGAGCGCGAGGTGGAGATGGGCATCTTGTGCTGGCCCAATATCGATCCGCTGGTGGTGGACCTGGTGCCGCTATTGGTGATGCGCGAACGGGTGCCGCTGGTGGTTTCGCCCGAGATCGCGGCGCAGCTGTCGGCAGAGCCGAGCATCGAAGAGGTGCTGGCGCTGGTGCCGCGGGTGATCTCGCTGCGCTGGTGGCAGGCCGAGCCTGAGACGGCGGCGGCGCTGGTGCGGCTGGCCCAGACCAGCGTCGAACTGCCCACCGGGCCGGCGCGACGGCTGGCCACCAAGGGCCAGGGGCTGGGCTTTTTCGTGCATTCAGCGATTGCTGAGGATGTGGCGGCCGGCCGGCTGGTAGAGATTGCCCCGGTCAATTTTGCGCCGCTGCACCGCGACACCGCCATGGTGGTGCGCTCGACCAGCGCGCTGGAGCGCCCCATGCTGGCCGATTTCGTCGCCGAGATCGCGGCCGAATGCGCCGAGGTCGGCATGATCGTGGAAAACCGGCTGGGCAGCCTGTAA
- a CDS encoding VOC family protein, giving the protein MRTTGFYPLLQVADVEASASFYETHLGFERVFSSNWYVQLRSTARPAIELAVIANDHETIPARGRGPTRSLILSFEVEDAAIEAARLAAAGVPILQPLRDEVFGQRHVIAMDPDGVLLDIITPIPPDAAWLAEQAAAAK; this is encoded by the coding sequence ATGCGCACCACCGGCTTTTATCCACTGCTGCAGGTCGCCGATGTCGAGGCCAGTGCCAGCTTCTATGAGACCCATCTCGGCTTCGAGCGGGTGTTTTCCAGCAATTGGTATGTGCAGCTGCGCTCAACAGCCCGACCGGCCATCGAACTGGCGGTGATCGCCAACGACCATGAAACCATCCCGGCCCGTGGGCGCGGCCCGACTCGGAGCTTGATTCTCAGCTTCGAGGTCGAGGACGCCGCCATTGAGGCGGCGCGCCTGGCGGCCGCCGGCGTGCCGATCCTTCAGCCGCTGCGCGACGAAGTCTTCGGTCAGCGCCACGTCATCGCCATGGATCCCGATGGCGTGCTGCTCGACATCATCACGCCGATCCCGCCTGACGCGGCCTGGCTTGCCGAACAGGCTGCAGCAGCCAAATAA
- the lnt gene encoding apolipoprotein N-acyltransferase, with product MTWLAETAMLSHGWRRFVLLLVAGALAGLSVPPLFVLPALFIAFPVWIWCLDGAETVRGWRRLFGPAFTIGFAFGWGYFTVAFHWLGAAFFVEGGVMLVIMPFAILALAALIALFWGLASALAHLLWSHGPWRIVTLATFLTMAEWARGHVLTGFPFDLLGYALTPNDEMMQLAAVIGIYGLTLLAALLAMTPALIWPADQRSLSRRLLPFFIAIAVIAAQLGYGHNRLTGTTVTPRIDTALRLVQPLVYEHADWNNADPVALIDRLLMLSDMRTGPDDQGLGDIDLLVWPESSLPFYLSTYPEALARIARLLPERTTLLAGAPRLQYEPGTTTPSGPPFNAILAIDSNGEIIASYDKAHLVPFGEFLPFAPFFASLGIKQFVPGAEGWSHGDARRRLMSLPGKPALLALICYEILFSGDLGDTAGAQFLFNITNDAWFDHSIGPAQHAHHARIRAVEEGMSLVRAANSGLTFATDPLGRITAQLPVLQMDALDVRPDERLAATPFSQLRYWPLLIALLLGLGLSVLVRRRRRPAL from the coding sequence ATGACCTGGCTCGCCGAGACCGCCATGCTCAGTCATGGCTGGCGGCGCTTCGTGCTGCTGCTGGTGGCCGGTGCTTTGGCGGGCCTGTCGGTGCCGCCGCTCTTTGTCCTGCCGGCGCTGTTCATTGCCTTTCCGGTCTGGATCTGGTGCCTCGATGGCGCCGAAACCGTCCGTGGCTGGCGCCGCCTGTTCGGCCCGGCCTTCACCATCGGCTTTGCCTTTGGCTGGGGCTATTTCACCGTCGCCTTTCACTGGCTGGGCGCCGCCTTCTTCGTCGAGGGCGGGGTCATGCTGGTCATCATGCCCTTCGCCATCCTGGCGCTGGCCGCCCTGATCGCCCTATTCTGGGGCCTGGCCAGCGCCTTGGCCCACCTGCTGTGGAGCCACGGCCCCTGGCGCATCGTCACTCTGGCCACCTTCCTCACCATGGCCGAATGGGCCCGCGGTCACGTGCTGACCGGCTTCCCCTTCGATCTGCTCGGCTATGCCCTCACCCCCAATGACGAGATGATGCAGCTGGCCGCCGTTATCGGCATCTATGGCCTGACCCTGCTGGCCGCGCTGTTGGCCATGACCCCGGCGCTGATCTGGCCGGCCGACCAGCGCAGCCTCAGCCGGCGCCTCCTGCCCTTCTTCATCGCTATTGCTGTCATCGCTGCCCAGCTCGGCTATGGCCACAACCGCCTCACCGGCACCACGGTCACCCCACGCATCGATACGGCCCTGCGGCTGGTGCAGCCGCTGGTCTATGAGCATGCCGACTGGAACAATGCCGATCCGGTGGCGTTGATCGATCGCCTGCTCATGCTCTCGGACATGCGCACCGGCCCCGATGATCAGGGTCTCGGCGATATCGACCTTTTGGTCTGGCCCGAATCCAGCCTGCCCTTTTATCTCTCCACCTATCCCGAGGCGCTGGCCCGCATTGCCCGCCTGCTGCCCGAGCGCACCACCCTGCTGGCCGGGGCGCCGCGCCTGCAATATGAGCCCGGCACCACCACGCCTTCCGGCCCGCCCTTCAATGCCATCCTGGCCATCGACAGCAATGGCGAGATCATTGCCAGCTACGACAAGGCCCATCTGGTACCCTTCGGCGAATTCCTGCCCTTCGCCCCCTTCTTTGCCAGCCTGGGCATCAAGCAGTTCGTGCCCGGCGCCGAAGGCTGGAGCCATGGCGACGCCCGCCGCCGCCTGATGAGCCTGCCCGGCAAGCCCGCTCTGCTGGCGCTGATCTGCTACGAAATCCTGTTTTCCGGCGATCTGGGCGATACGGCAGGGGCCCAGTTCCTCTTCAACATCACCAATGATGCCTGGTTCGATCACTCCATCGGCCCGGCCCAGCACGCCCATCATGCCCGCATCCGGGCCGTCGAGGAGGGCATGAGCCTGGTTCGCGCCGCCAATTCTGGCCTGACCTTTGCCACCGATCCGCTCGGCCGCATTACCGCGCAATTGCCGGTCTTGCAGATGGATGCCCTCGACGTGCGTCCCGATGAACGGCTCGCTGCCACCCCGTTCAGCCAGCTCCGCTACTGGCCCCTGCTCATTGCCCTGCTGCTGGGCCTCGGCCTGTCCGTCCTGGTGCGCCGGCGCCGCCGCCCGGCTTTGTGA
- a CDS encoding NAD(P)/FAD-dependent oxidoreductase has translation MDDVIIIGGSFAGLAAALQLGRARRQVTVLDTGMPRNRFAAHSHGLLGHDHKSPLDILAAARQQLARYVTVKLVSARADSLTGTIDDFAVHTDAGDSLRGRRVLLSYGVADQMPPIPGFAECWGKTIVPCPYCDGFEVADKHWGLLWSGPQSQHAVALFHDWTDHLTVFADGHDIAPDIRADLVARQVDVVDGKLVEIAHTAGQIASVNLDTGRHVALDVLFAHPRNQPSASLHAALGLETVETPVGIALKVDDQRQTSLPGIYAAGDLANPMASVTLASSHGAMAGIFAQQSMLV, from the coding sequence ATGGATGACGTCATCATCATCGGCGGCAGCTTTGCCGGCCTCGCCGCGGCCCTCCAGCTTGGCCGCGCCCGCCGCCAGGTCACCGTGCTGGACACCGGCATGCCGCGCAATCGCTTCGCCGCCCATTCCCATGGCCTGCTCGGCCACGACCACAAGTCGCCGCTCGATATCCTGGCTGCGGCGCGCCAGCAGCTCGCCCGCTACGTCACGGTGAAGCTGGTCAGCGCCCGCGCCGACAGCCTCACCGGCACTATCGACGATTTTGCCGTCCATACCGATGCCGGCGACAGCCTCAGGGGCCGTCGTGTCCTGCTCAGCTATGGCGTCGCCGACCAGATGCCCCCCATTCCCGGCTTTGCCGAATGCTGGGGTAAGACCATCGTGCCCTGCCCCTATTGCGATGGCTTTGAAGTGGCGGACAAGCATTGGGGTCTGCTCTGGTCCGGCCCGCAGTCCCAGCATGCCGTGGCGTTGTTCCACGACTGGACCGACCATCTGACGGTCTTTGCCGATGGCCACGACATTGCGCCCGACATTCGCGCTGATCTGGTGGCCCGCCAAGTCGATGTCGTCGATGGCAAGCTGGTCGAGATCGCCCACACGGCCGGCCAGATCGCCAGCGTCAATCTCGACACCGGTCGCCATGTCGCGCTGGACGTGCTGTTCGCCCATCCGCGCAACCAGCCATCGGCCAGCCTGCACGCGGCCCTGGGTCTTGAGACCGTGGAGACCCCCGTCGGCATCGCCCTCAAGGTCGATGACCAGCGCCAGACCAGCCTGCCGGGCATCTATGCCGCCGGCGATCTCGCCAATCCCATGGCCAGCGTTACCCTGGCCTCGTCGCATGGCGCCATGGCCGGAATCTTTGCCCAGCAGTCCATGCTGGTCTAG
- a CDS encoding glycosyltransferase family 8 protein → MTGTPIHIALTFDDNFWAPAYALMRSICLASKRRADIVFHLLHLPLTEAHLDDLRRIESEFGATLVWYNLAHNAEFDAFVAGLPTSTQWPKVVYGRLMLGRLLPETVTRVIYLDCDMMVRDPIEALFDTDLKGFPLGAVRDSVHPFIVGKRDMAQNSDLFDYADPYFNSGMLLIDLVAWRAIDIQAEVRALAGRGIMDRLYYDQDMLNLIFRNNWLELNWRWNTIDAHAAHEGMNPAILHYTRKSKPWGIMSGIFHSSAHARFYRHVMTNELFYRFARHRWQRWWKKLLRLR, encoded by the coding sequence ATGACCGGCACACCGATCCATATCGCCCTGACCTTTGACGATAATTTCTGGGCCCCAGCCTATGCGCTGATGCGCTCGATATGCCTGGCCAGCAAGCGGCGCGCCGACATTGTGTTCCACCTGCTGCACCTGCCGCTGACCGAGGCGCATCTGGACGATCTCAGGCGCATCGAGAGCGAGTTCGGGGCGACGCTGGTCTGGTACAACCTGGCGCACAATGCCGAATTCGACGCCTTCGTCGCCGGCCTGCCCACCAGCACGCAATGGCCCAAAGTGGTTTATGGGCGGCTGATGCTGGGACGACTGCTGCCCGAGACGGTAACCCGCGTGATCTATCTCGATTGCGACATGATGGTGCGCGATCCGATCGAGGCGCTGTTCGATACGGACCTCAAGGGCTTTCCGCTCGGGGCGGTGCGCGATTCGGTGCATCCCTTCATCGTGGGCAAGCGCGACATGGCCCAAAATAGCGACCTGTTCGACTATGCCGACCCCTATTTCAACTCGGGCATGCTGCTGATCGACCTGGTTGCCTGGCGCGCCATCGACATCCAGGCCGAAGTGAGGGCCCTGGCGGGACGCGGCATCATGGACCGGCTCTATTACGACCAGGACATGCTGAACCTGATCTTCAGGAACAATTGGCTGGAACTGAACTGGCGCTGGAACACCATCGATGCCCATGCCGCCCATGAGGGGATGAACCCGGCTATCCTGCACTATACGCGCAAGAGCAAGCCCTGGGGGATCATGTCAGGGATCTTCCATTCCAGCGCCCATGCCCGGTTCTACCGACATGTGATGACCAATGAACTGTTCTACCGCTTCGCCCGGCACCGCTGGCAGCGCTGGTGGAAGAAGCTGCTGCGGCTGCGCTGA
- a CDS encoding DUF2306 domain-containing protein — protein MSLTPLLAADLAIQIHAFAAIAAFGIGGLVLWRHKGTALHKALGRIWVLLMLVVATSSLFINEIRMIGPFSPIHLFAALTYLGIGQGLWAIMVRRDVRAHKAAMQAVYMGALMLAGAFTFLPGRRMHDVLFGAEAGWIPSLVLIAIALVATGTLWFRLTPKRAGPVAR, from the coding sequence ATGTCGCTCACACCGCTGCTTGCCGCAGACCTCGCCATCCAGATCCACGCCTTTGCCGCCATCGCCGCCTTTGGCATCGGCGGCCTCGTGCTCTGGCGCCATAAAGGCACCGCCCTGCACAAGGCGCTGGGGCGGATCTGGGTGCTGTTGATGCTGGTGGTGGCGACCAGTTCGCTCTTCATCAACGAGATCAGAATGATCGGCCCGTTCAGCCCGATCCATCTTTTTGCGGCCCTGACCTATCTTGGCATCGGCCAGGGGCTGTGGGCCATAATGGTGAGGCGGGACGTGCGCGCGCACAAGGCGGCGATGCAGGCCGTCTACATGGGCGCGCTGATGCTGGCTGGAGCCTTCACTTTCCTGCCGGGCCGGCGCATGCATGACGTGCTGTTTGGCGCCGAGGCGGGCTGGATACCGTCACTGGTGCTCATAGCCATCGCCCTGGTGGCGACTGGCACGCTGTGGTTCCGCCTGACGCCGAAGCGGGCCGGCCCGGTGGCCCGCTGA
- a CDS encoding glycosyltransferase: MPTSLTTQLPTIVSFWHGPMSWLEALSIASFRRHGHAVEVYSFDPIDNLPAGALQCDATEVLPRDKLVFYKGKGTPGVFSDYFRMAVLAQGRGVYADLDVYCVRPIEGPPDYLMAYERTGSINGAVLHIPADAPLLADLLSIFTDSKRPLLEPHLPLFRRLEVAARRLLGEKIAPEDMQYGATGPMALTHYMRQRGLEHLVRPSSALYPIPYEGIPALMQSGSSVDGAIGPDTLAVHLWRSQLTRRGRADMPLPEPGSALWTLCQREGIALG; the protein is encoded by the coding sequence ATGCCCACGTCGCTGACCACCCAATTGCCCACCATTGTCAGCTTCTGGCACGGCCCCATGAGCTGGCTGGAGGCGCTCTCCATCGCGTCGTTCCGCCGCCACGGTCACGCCGTGGAAGTCTATTCCTTCGATCCCATCGACAACCTGCCCGCCGGCGCCCTCCAGTGCGACGCCACCGAAGTCCTGCCGCGCGACAAGCTGGTTTTCTACAAGGGCAAGGGTACGCCCGGCGTCTTCTCCGATTATTTCCGCATGGCAGTGCTGGCCCAGGGCAGGGGGGTCTATGCCGATCTTGATGTCTATTGTGTGCGCCCCATTGAGGGCCCGCCCGACTACCTGATGGCCTATGAGCGGACCGGCTCGATCAATGGCGCCGTGCTGCACATTCCGGCCGACGCGCCGCTGCTGGCCGACCTGCTCTCGATCTTCACCGATAGCAAACGGCCATTGCTGGAGCCTCACCTGCCGCTGTTCCGCCGCCTCGAAGTCGCCGCCAGGCGCCTGCTCGGGGAAAAGATCGCGCCCGAGGATATGCAATATGGCGCCACCGGCCCCATGGCGCTGACCCATTACATGCGCCAGCGTGGCCTTGAGCATCTGGTGCGGCCCAGTTCGGCGCTCTACCCCATTCCCTATGAAGGCATTCCTGCGCTGATGCAGTCTGGCTCCAGCGTGGATGGCGCCATCGGTCCCGATACCCTGGCCGTCCATCTCTGGCGCAGCCAGCTGACCCGGCGCGGCCGGGCCGACATGCCGCTGCCCGAGCCGGGCAGCGCCCTCTGGACCCTGTGCCAGCGCGAAGGCATTGCCCTCGGCTGA